From the genome of Trypanosoma brucei brucei TREU927 chromosome 11 chr11_scaffold01 genomic scaffold, whole genome shotgun sequence:
CACCAGAAGTTTGAGGGCAGTGACAAACGCCATGGAGTCAGGTTGGCCGACGAAGGCAAGTGGTGTATTCACAAACGGAGCCGGGTGGAGCCTGTCGCCGCCGGGCCTTCACGTGAGAGGAGCGTGGAGGAGACAAAATCCACAACGACGTGCTGCTCCTTACCTCTGCCAAGTCAGGAAACAAACCTCTGCAGCATTCGTGGCGAcagcaacacctgcagtagCGATGACAGCAGCATTGAAAGGTACTTTGACGAAAGTTGCGAGGCTATCGAAGCTCCCACAGCTCCGGCGCCGCGACCTCCGTCACCGACATGGAATAATGCCTTGCGTACCGTATCGGGGACAGCTGCTGCCGTATTGCAGGACCTAAAAAATGCGGCATCCCTGCAAACTGACCAGAGCAGCAGTAGCGAGGTGCTGCCATCACCACCAGTAATTCCACTTATCTTGTAACAGGTTATATCCCCTGACCTCTGATCCCGTGAGAGGTGAGCGTGCAAAGTACAAGGGGAATCTTCTGCAGCATGCATACAGGTGCTCGTTGAGTGTTGAGAATCTTTTCGAAAGCGCGGCACGAAGTGAAGGCTTCTGATCGGTTGTTGTTAACTTTCCTCACGCTTGTGAGTACAGACCCACACTTTCTCCTTAAGATCATTTTTGTACCCcctttttattcattcactGGTTGGGGAACTCTTCAGATAGATCCCGCTATCTTCAAAGCCTAAAGTTAAAGGGGCTTGATCATAGAGAGTGGGTAGCAGATCGTGAATGCAGGCTAGAAGAACGAGGaagtttccctcttcttctgcaTCGCAAGCGGATTGATTTGGTAGATAGCGGTTCATTGTTAAAGTTTCTAGCTTTGCCACTTTGTGGTCGAAGAAATTTTGAACATTTTGCTGTGTACTGCTCCCCCCGAAAATAAGTGTATATTTCCTTGTTGCCTTACGTCGGTGACTGCTCGtacattattttattttattttacttgtCTATGGTTACTGTTTACGACACCACTGTCACCTAAAGTGTGAGACGGCGCAGCAGACCGCGGGCACTGCACTTGTGGTCAGTATTGACTAATAAAGTAAATATCAGCCGAGCAAAAAGGCATCATACGGCAAGGGTAGGTccaaacacatacacgcgTCTTCTGCATATGTTGCGGCTCGTGCTGACGCTGCTAGCGAAGAAGAAGGTGCCACCTCCGCCAAAGCGGGGGCGACCCGCGACCCCCCAGCGAGGGAAGTCGAAGTTAGTTCCAAAGGGGCGCTCACCGTCGTTGACCCGAAAAGTGACACCGAAGGTCGTCAGCCGTCAGTCGCCTGCGAAAAAGAGCACGATCAAGGTATCCACTGCGAGGGTTAGCCGTAGGAGCGATAATAAAGGTAGGGGGAGCAAACTGATCGACGATGTGGACAGCTTTCCCGTGGCGGCTGCCGTGGAGCATGCGCCCGCCGTCGTCCCGTCAGTTGAGGTTGCAGCTACATCCACCGCGATGACGGTGACTAGAAAACCACACTACTCTCTCGCCACAGCTGTTTCAACTGTTATTGTCCCTCCCTGCGCGAACGCCGTGCTGGAGACGATGAAACAGACGCTCTCACCTTCCGTGAGATCTCCAAGTGAGGCTGGTGTCGACCTCTGCGGTGATGGGAGCGGTGTCGAGCAGGGCGGGGAGCCACCGTCACAAATGGAAGAATTTTACACGCCAAAGAAAGGACCTCTCTTTGCCACCGCTGTCATTGCCGGCACTAATGCGGTTAAACAAACCAGTCAATTGATCCCCTTCTGCCACCCAGCGCGCATACACAAGTGCTCCTTTACCTTTAGGCGGCGCGTGCTTGGCGGCCTTACAcgcatttcctcccttcctcatCGTGTTGTTTTGAGGAAAAGAGCAACACCTTCCCCTCATTCGAGCCGCAACCGTCCTGAGTGCAGCGTTATTTACTGCTTTTGTACGGTGGCAACAGATGATGAGACACGTTCCGGGGTAGAAATGGAGGCACTAGCTGGAGCAACGATGGCAGCACTCACAATGTACGACATGCTGCGCGCCCTTCCGTCTGCGCAGGAAGATGGAATCAGCGTTGGCGAAGCCTTTGTGCTGGCAAAGAGAGGTTCCCGTGGGGACTTTACGAAGCTCCTCGTATCTGAGCTTCCAGCGGAGGACTCGGCTGGTGCCATGGGCGAGGTAAGAAGAGCGGCATTAACCACAGGACGGGAGGATAACGCAAGTGAGGACAATTTCACATACGCTGATGACTATGAAAATCTAAGTGGTGGGGAAGGGCTGGAAACTGGAGTGGAGGAACACAGGAAAGTTGGAACTCTACAAACCTCCGGGTCGCGATGCGGAGGGTTAGACGATGGAGAGCACCAGTCAGAAGAATTCCACGGCGCTGCAGATGCCATTGATGGTGATGCTGCGAGGCGGGAGCGTCAGCGTGAGCGTGATGCAATTCTTggtgaggcagaggaaatGGAGGCGGAAGGGAGTGTTACCAACccggaagaagaggaaagggcAATGCCGGAAGAGGCTGCCACTCTGATAGATCGGAGCGCTTGGTGGAGGTCCACCGCACGGGATCGGAGACTGCAACATTTGCAGCAAAATATGAGACATGAAGGGAACTCAAATCGGTCGGCACCTCAGGCTCCGGCACACAAGTCACCGGAGGTGAGGCCACCGATGCAGAAGGATGCGATGAAGAAGTTAGGTGTGAAAAACAAACCTCAGGAGTTGCCGTTTCAAAGGCCAAAGATTATACCGGTGAGTAAAAAATCTGTGAAGCTTGTGGATAAGAATGGTGGTATCGCTGTTCCGAAGGGGCAGCGCGTAGTTGTGGTGGAGGACGAGTATTATGAGGAGAATGGGGATGAAGCACACGCCGACGATGAGATTTACGGTGGTGATGATAGTGAATATGAGGAACTTTACAACGACGATGATGCTTTGGGGGACGAAACTGCATTGGAGTCCGAGGCGCAGCATAAGAAGTTGCTGAGGTACAAAAGTGGTGAGTCTGTTAGAGCGCAGACCACATCCAGGGGTGCCGTCAGCGTCcacaagaaaggaagggactACCGTGATAATGACAGCTACAACGACGAGAATGCCAGCGAGGACGGTTTGTTTGAAGAGGAGATGGAGATGGGTTCACGACAGAAGGTTAAAAAGGGTAAAATAGTTCAGTCATTGCTTTCCCGAAGGGGAAATGCCAGGGCGACCGACGATAGCTACGATCACGACAACCAGTCTGTGACATCTCCCAAACACGAATCGTGGGATGCCGAGGAAGCAAAGGAATGGGAAAGCGAAGAGGATGATTGGAGTAATATAAATATGCACAATGAAACCGAGAGTGTAGCGAAGGGGCATCTGCACGCCAAAAGGCGTAATCCCCTCCCACtaccgaagaaaaaggagatgaaATTCAAGAAGACTATCAAACAGAAACAACGCCCTGAGAAACGGTAGCGTTCGTGTTTAGATTTACAACGGCAGTTGTGCGCAAGGTCATCTTGCAGTATCGCCAAGGTCACACTGTGAGCCTCCCGAGAAACTCAGTGGGGCTGCTGCAGTTGTGAAGCAGCAAAATAGAGTAACTCGCAGGTTAGAAGCACAGTGACCACATAGAGTTTCAAACAATCAtatacttttcccttctgcgTCACAGATAGAGGCATGTCGCACAAAGCAGCTACGGAAGTATTTAGTGACGGCGTTGGCACCTGTGTTTGTTCGTGACTTTCTGTATCTCCATTGTAAGCATGCTCAGCGCGTTCCTTAGCGATTTTGCAGCATGTCCATACATTGGTGCATATGATGGGGGAAGGGGATGTTTCCCCACGTACTACCATTAGACCAAAAAGAGCACATATTTATATCCCGTAATTTGTACGTTAGTAATACATTGAACTTTCGGCCGCTTTGTTGTGTGCCTCCCACagcttctgtttttttttcttttttacccttCCTCATcaactgcttttttttttttggtgcccTTTCTTTCGCTCAACTGGGAGACTGATATGTGTGGATTttcgcgaaaaaaaaaatccggtGGTGTAAAGTGGTGTGGAACTGAGGAGAGAGGGCTTAAGTAAAACCATACCATTAAAAGTTGCACATGCGCAGCAGGAACCTGTCCCCGTTTTCTACCTCCACATCGTGGCGGCGAGCACTTTGTATCAGTACAGCGGCTGAAACGCCCTCTTATTTTTCCTGCCTTCTCTTCTATACTGTACGGCAGTCATCAATGACACACTGCGCAAGTAAGAAGCAGGCAGATGGATCAAAAGATATTGGAGATGCCGCATGGAGGGAGAAGTTAACCACACAAGAGTACCGCGTGCTCCGTCAGAAGGCCACGGATCCGCCATTCGGGGCTTACAATACCCATTTTGAAACTGGGACATATCACTGCGCCGGCTGCGGAACACTGCTTTATAAATCATCCATGAAGTTTCCCTGTGAGTGCGGCTGGCCAGCGTTCTTTGACTGCGTGCCGTTGGCTGTCCGTGAGGAGCCCGACAGTGATGGGGTCCGAACGGAAATTTTATGCAATGCGTGTGGAGGGCACTTGGGCCACGTGTTTCGTGGAGAGGGCTTCAATAATCCACCACCTAACGAACGACATTGTGTGAATGGAACAGCTATTCGTTTTCAATCCGAGAAGTAATATGTGTTTTAGAACCCCATACCACCTGACGTacgtgcaaaaaaaaaaaagaaaaagaaaagtaataTCGCAACATGTTGTTCctcttattgttattatttctttttgcactAAACCCTCTTCACTACATGCTTTGGTTGCGTCTGCTTTGACtgactctttttttttcccccctttgtcCACTATTTTTCGACGCCTTATTGCCGGTTAGGGTCACACTGGCGGTTAAGGGAAGTGGTGGAAATGGAACGGGAGGGAGTTCCCGAAAGGAACGTAGAGATAAATAAAGGTGGGATGGGGAATTAGTATTAGTCGATGATTTGTCACAAACTAAGCCGGCGTACATTTCCTCATGTGGTTCAACTGTTCAACGCGCTACTCGATAATTTTTCAAAGCGTTAGTGTAACCCGCTCTCTAAAACTgccacttctctttttcttcggtaTTTTCG
Proteins encoded in this window:
- a CDS encoding molybdenum cofactor biosynthesis protein, putative, producing the protein MLRLVLTLLAKKKVPPPPKRGRPATPQRGKSKLVPKGRSPSLTRKVTPKVVSRQSPAKKSTIKVSTARVSRRSDNKGRGSKLIDDVDSFPVAAAVEHAPAVVPSVEVAATSTAMTVTRKPHYSLATAVSTVIVPPCANAVLETMKQTLSPSVRSPSEAGVDLCGDGSGVEQGGEPPSQMEEFYTPKKGPLFATAVIAGTNAVKQTSQLIPFCHPARIHKCSFTFRRRVLGGLTRISSLPHRVVLRKRATPSPHSSRNRPECSVIYCFCTVATDDETRSGVEMEALAGATMAALTMYDMLRALPSAQEDGISVGEAFVLAKRGSRGDFTKLLVSELPAEDSAGAMGEVRRAALTTGREDNASEDNFTYADDYENLSGGEGLETGVEEHRKVGTLQTSGSRCGGLDDGEHQSEEFHGAADAIDGDAARRERQRERDAILGEAEEMEAEGSVTNPEEEERAMPEEAATLIDRSAWWRSTARDRRLQHLQQNMRHEGNSNRSAPQAPAHKSPEVRPPMQKDAMKKLGVKNKPQELPFQRPKIIPVSKKSVKLVDKNGGIAVPKGQRVVVVEDEYYEENGDEAHADDEIYGGDDSEYEELYNDDDALGDETALESEAQHKKLLRYKSGESVRAQTTSRGAVSVHKKGRDYRDNDSYNDENASEDGLFEEEMEMGSRQKVKKGKIVQSLLSRRGNARATDDSYDHDNQSVTSPKHESWDAEEAKEWESEEDDWSNINMHNETESVAKGHLHAKRRNPLPLPKKKEMKFKKTIKQKQRPEKR